The following are encoded together in the Bos mutus isolate GX-2022 chromosome 3, NWIPB_WYAK_1.1, whole genome shotgun sequence genome:
- the POU3F1 gene encoding POU domain, class 3, transcription factor 1, with the protein MATTAQYLPRGPGGGAGGTGPLMHPDAAAAAAAAAAAERLHAGAAYREVQKLMHHEWLGAGAGHPVGLAHPQWLPTGGGGGGDWTGGPHLEHGKAGGGGTGRADDGGGGGGFHARLVHQGAAHAGAAWAQGGTAHHLGPAMSPSPGAGGGHQPQPLGLYAQAAYPGGGGGGLAGMLAAGGGGAGPGLHHALHEDGHEAQLEPSPPPHLGAHGHAHGHAHAGGLHAAAAHLHPGAGGGGSSVGEHSDEDAPSSDDLEQFAKQFKQRRIKLGFTQADVGLALGTLYGNVFSQTTICRFEALQLSFKNMCKLKPLLNKWLEETDSSSGSPTNLDKIAAQGRKRKKRTSIEVGVKGALESHFLKCPKPSAHEITGLADSLQLEKEVVRVWFCNRRQKEKRMTPAAGAGHPPMDDVYAPGELGPGGGSASPPSAPPPPPPAGLHHHHHHTLPGSVQ; encoded by the coding sequence ATGGCCACCACCGCGCAGTACTTGCCGCGGGGCCCCGGCGGCGGAGCCGGGGGCACAGGACCGCTTATGCACCCGGATGCCGCGGCAGCAGCGGCAGCGGCTGCGGCCGCCGAGCGGTTGCACGCGGGGGCCGCGTACCGCGAAGTGCAGAAGCTGATGCACCACGAGTGGCTGGGCGCGGGCGCGGGCCACCCAGTGGGCCTAGCGCACCCCCAGTGGTTACCCacgggaggaggcggcggcggcgactgGACCGGCGGCCCGCACCTGGAACACGGCAAGGCGGGAGGCGGCGGCACCGGCCGAGCCGACGACGGTGGCGGAGGCGGCGGTTTCCACGCGCGCCTGGTGCACCAGGGGGCGGCCCACGCGGGCGCGGCATGGGCGCAGGGCGGCACGGCACATCACTTGGGCCCCGCCATGTCTCCGTCGCCAGGGGCCGGCGGGGGCCACCAGCCCCAACCGCTGGGGTTGTACGCGCAGGCGGCCTAccccgggggcggcggcggcggcctggCCGGGATGCTGGCGGCGGGCGGTGGCGGTGCGGGGCCGGGCCTGCACCACGCGCTGCACGAGGACGGCCACGAGGCGCAGCTGGAGCCGTCGCCTCCGCCGCACCTGGGCGCCCACGGACACGCACACGGACATGCACACGCTGGCGGCCTGCACGCGGCGGCGGCGCACCTGCACCCGGGGGCGGGCGGCGGTGGCTCGTCGGTGGGCGAGCACTCGGACGAGGACGCGCCCAGCTCGGACGACCTGGAGCAGTTCGCCAAGCAGTTCAAGCAGCGGCGCATCAAGCTGGGCTTCACGCAGGCCGACGTGGGGCTGGCGCTGGGCACGCTGTACGGTAACGTGTTCTCGCAGACCACCATCTGCCGCTTCGAGGCCCTGCAGCTGAGCTTCAAGAACATGTGCAAGCTCAAGCCGCTGCTCAACAAGTGGCTGGAGGAGACCGACTCGTCCAGCGGCAGCCCCACCAACCTGGACAAGATCGCGGCGCAGGGCCGCAAGCGCAAGAAGCGCACGTCCATCGAGGTGGGGGTCAAAGGCGCGCTCGAGAGCCACTTTCTCAAGTGCCCCAAGCCCTCGGCGCACGAGATCACAGGCTTGGCCGACAGCCTGcagctggagaaggaggtggtgCGGGTCTGGTTCTGCAACCGGCGGCAGAAGGAGAAGCGCATGACCCCGGCTGCCGGCGCCGGCCACCCGCCCATGGACGACGTTTACGCCCCCGGCGAGCTGGGGCCCGGCGGGGGCAGCGCGTCGCCGCCCTcggcgcccccgccgcccccgccggccggtctgcaccaccaccaccaccacacactgCCGGGCTCCGTGCAGTGA